TCAATCGCTAATGCACCTTGCCCTACAGCAGGTACACATAACGTCTCATCTAAATGCTCTGTAATAACTTCATTATCCCAGCCCATTCTCTGTAATCCAGCTGTCGCTAAAATGATAGCATCGTAATCTTCTTCTTTTAATTTACGTAAACGTGTATCGATATTTCCGCGAATCCACTTCACTTGTAAATCTGGTCTCGCAGCTAACAATTGTGCACTACGTCTTAAACTACTTGTACCTAAAATAGCGCCTTCTGCTAACTCATTAAACGACGCTCCGTTTTTTGAGATAAAAGCATCACGAGGGTCAACACGCTTCGGTGTACAACCAATCATTAATCCTTCTGGAAGTACGGCCGGCATATCTTTCATACTATGTACAGCCATATCAATTTCTTTCGTAAGTAACGCATGTTCAATCTCTTTCACAAACAAGCCTTTTCCGCCTACTTTCGAAAGAGTAACATCTAAAATAACATCACCTTTTGTGACGATTTCTTTCACTTCAAATTCATATGGTAAACCTAGCGCTTTTAACTGATCAATAAACCAGTTTGTTTGCGTTAATGCTAATTTACTCTTTCGTGACCCTACAATAATTTTGCGCATAATTTTCTCTCCTCATTATAAATACCAAAAGTGGAAGTTGGATAAACTGCTTAATAGAAAAATATTAATTAGCATTACGAGAAATGCTCCGATGTTCCACTGTACGATTTTCTTCCCTTGCAACACATCTGCCGCTCGTAAGTAAAGACCCGCACAATATACAAATAGAACGACAAAAGATCCGATTACTTTCGTATCATACCAATGGAAATTGTCCAATTTTGTATATCCCCATATGCATCCTAATAAAATAGCTAGTAAGAAAAATGGAACAGAAAATAAATTTAATCCGTAAGACATTGATTCTAGCTTCGGTAAATTTCCTAACCTTCTTAATCTCGCATTCCATTTCTTCTTTTTTAA
This Bacillus paramycoides DNA region includes the following protein-coding sequences:
- the hemC gene encoding hydroxymethylbilane synthase: MRKIIVGSRKSKLALTQTNWFIDQLKALGLPYEFEVKEIVTKGDVILDVTLSKVGGKGLFVKEIEHALLTKEIDMAVHSMKDMPAVLPEGLMIGCTPKRVDPRDAFISKNGASFNELAEGAILGTSSLRRSAQLLAARPDLQVKWIRGNIDTRLRKLKEEDYDAIILATAGLQRMGWDNEVITEHLDETLCVPAVGQGALAIECREDDKDLLQLLAHMNDAVTEKTVAAERVFLHKLEGGCQVPIAGYATLTENDAIELTALVGSMDGSVLLKETVVGTNPEEVGLEAADRLMKQGAKELILAANKGQQ